One Gimesia aquarii DNA segment encodes these proteins:
- a CDS encoding alpha/beta hydrolase, whose product MIVPLTVPARSFGEEAIQRIKDIEYAKVGKHALLLDLYLPEAKTNPPLLVWIHGGAWRAGSKSNMPLIQLVKNGFAIASADYRLSPVAKFPAQIHDIKAAIRFLRGSASKYGYNARKIGILGSSAGGHLVALMGVTNGHPQLEGDLGDFDQESSSVEAIVDYYGPTNFMTILKQSTPHGLSVRVPALQLLLGDDPTNQPKLAQLASPVFHVDAKDPPLLIIHGDQDPQVPINQSHELHGAYKKHKRNVTFEVIHGGAHGGPEFYDTARIKLVEDFLRKHLADKIAPVNNVQQGK is encoded by the coding sequence TTGATAGTACCGCTCACTGTTCCTGCTCGAAGTTTTGGTGAGGAAGCAATTCAGCGCATCAAAGATATTGAATATGCAAAGGTGGGAAAGCATGCCTTGTTGCTGGATCTGTATTTACCTGAAGCGAAAACAAATCCGCCGCTCCTGGTCTGGATTCACGGCGGTGCCTGGCGGGCAGGGTCCAAATCCAACATGCCTTTAATACAGCTGGTTAAAAATGGGTTTGCGATTGCCAGCGCCGATTACCGACTCTCACCTGTGGCAAAGTTTCCTGCTCAAATTCATGACATCAAAGCAGCGATCCGTTTCCTGCGCGGCTCGGCATCAAAATATGGTTATAATGCCCGAAAGATCGGAATCCTCGGTTCGTCAGCCGGCGGACATCTTGTCGCGTTAATGGGTGTGACCAACGGTCACCCGCAACTCGAAGGTGATCTCGGTGACTTCGATCAGGAATCTTCGAGTGTCGAAGCGATTGTCGATTATTACGGCCCGACGAATTTCATGACCATTCTCAAGCAGTCCACACCGCACGGATTAAGTGTGCGTGTCCCGGCCTTGCAGCTACTGCTGGGCGATGATCCCACTAATCAACCGAAGTTGGCCCAACTGGCCAGTCCCGTGTTTCATGTCGATGCCAAAGATCCCCCGCTACTGATCATCCACGGCGATCAGGATCCGCAGGTGCCTATTAACCAGTCCCACGAATTGCATGGTGCCTACAAAAAGCACAAAAGGAATGTGACATTTGAAGTCATCCACGGCGGCGCCCATGGCGGTCCGGAATTTTACGATACCGCTCGGATCAAGCTGGTCGAAGACTTCCTGCGAAAACACCTTGCGGACAAAATAGCCCCTGTAAACAACGTCCAGCAGGGCAAATAA
- a CDS encoding carbohydrate porin encodes MRFQNFFQQILLILALTMIQAASQAWAQEETTIEPPERIVTEDFSTDATDTRLLSPWLNKDNGFTATPVYFGEVFTNAHGGIGTKHATQYEGLLDLALSFDFQKMELPIPGRATILFQNTHGRGLNPYVGATQITSNIDSLDNITQISELWWELDLFDEAVMFRIGRQDLSTEFITMETASDFINSAFGLSPSAGLPSFPAPSSAAMAMINLNPSLKFRTGVWDAFRTDERGTFSQNGSILFISELEYRYTTSRNQLPGIISFGITYETPGEIPDGVIPRAFGYYLQIEQMLYREADSTDDNPQGLSLFAQHYPTNTNGSSSFPEIPEDGLAGIVYRGLLRGRDEDVAGAGLGWVKLTEGGTDEEFMVELFYKAKINSTLSVQPDIQYINTPSGIYPNALVVGLRVQLDL; translated from the coding sequence GTGCGGTTTCAAAATTTCTTCCAGCAGATTCTCTTGATTCTAGCTTTAACCATGATTCAAGCAGCCAGTCAAGCGTGGGCGCAGGAAGAAACAACTATCGAACCGCCGGAACGAATCGTCACTGAAGATTTCTCGACAGATGCAACCGACACGCGGCTGCTGAGTCCCTGGCTGAACAAAGATAATGGATTTACCGCAACTCCCGTCTATTTTGGTGAAGTCTTCACCAACGCGCATGGCGGAATCGGTACAAAACACGCGACACAATACGAAGGCCTGCTTGATCTAGCGCTCAGTTTTGATTTTCAGAAAATGGAACTCCCGATTCCCGGTCGCGCGACGATCCTGTTTCAAAATACTCATGGCCGGGGGCTGAATCCTTATGTCGGTGCCACACAGATCACCAGCAATATTGACTCGCTCGATAATATCACTCAGATCAGCGAGCTCTGGTGGGAACTCGATCTGTTTGATGAAGCAGTCATGTTCCGTATCGGCAGACAGGACTTAAGCACAGAATTTATTACCATGGAAACGGCCAGTGATTTTATCAACTCCGCATTTGGACTCTCTCCCTCAGCCGGTCTCCCTTCATTTCCAGCTCCCAGTTCGGCAGCGATGGCAATGATCAATCTTAATCCCTCTCTCAAATTCAGAACTGGGGTCTGGGATGCATTTCGTACTGATGAAAGGGGGACGTTCTCACAAAATGGTTCAATCCTGTTCATTTCAGAACTGGAATATCGTTATACCACGTCACGAAATCAACTCCCCGGCATCATCTCATTTGGCATAACCTACGAAACTCCGGGTGAGATCCCCGATGGCGTAATCCCCCGCGCGTTCGGTTATTATCTTCAGATCGAACAAATGCTATATCGCGAAGCCGACAGCACGGACGACAATCCACAGGGACTCTCCCTCTTCGCTCAACATTATCCTACCAACACCAATGGAAGTTCTTCCTTTCCCGAGATCCCCGAAGACGGTCTCGCCGGCATTGTCTACAGGGGACTGCTCCGCGGCCGTGATGAAGATGTAGCAGGTGCGGGCCTGGGCTGGGTCAAACTCACCGAAGGAGGCACCGACGAGGAGTTCATGGTGGAACTGTTTTACAAAGCAAAAATCAATTCGACGTTGAGCGTCCAACCCGACATCCAATACATCAACACTCCCTCCGGCATCTACCCCAACGCCCTCGTAGTCGGCCTCCGTGTTCAACTTGATCTATAA